One Arthrobacter sp. StoSoilB19 DNA window includes the following coding sequences:
- a CDS encoding L-idonate 5-dehydrogenase: protein MALYTALPVSGPAVVAHAANDLRIDELALTAPAADEAVVEVAFGGICGSDLHYWLHGAAGESILRAPLVLGHEISGTVVRAAADGTGPAAGTAVAVHPATPGPGAARYPADRPNLSPGCTYLGSAARFPHTDGAFSRYVNLPTRMLRPLPNGVGLRTAALIEPAAVAWHAVSRAGDVAGKSALVIGSGPIGALAVAVLKRAGAARITAVDVHPTPLEIAQAVGADQVITAGDAEAIAAVEADVVIESSGNHHGLASAIQGAARGGTVVMVGLLPTGPQPVLISLAITRELDLKGSFRFNDEIDNVIAALTDRTLHIEPVITHEYPVDNALEAFTMARNSAESGKVLLSFGPRSEATVERG, encoded by the coding sequence ATGGCACTGTATACAGCACTCCCCGTGTCCGGCCCGGCCGTGGTGGCGCACGCCGCCAACGATCTGCGGATCGACGAGCTGGCCCTTACCGCTCCGGCCGCGGATGAGGCGGTGGTCGAGGTGGCGTTCGGCGGGATTTGCGGGTCGGACCTGCACTACTGGCTGCACGGCGCGGCCGGGGAGTCGATCCTGAGGGCGCCGCTGGTGCTGGGCCATGAGATTTCCGGGACGGTGGTCCGGGCCGCGGCTGACGGGACCGGCCCGGCCGCGGGCACTGCGGTGGCGGTCCATCCGGCCACCCCGGGCCCGGGTGCCGCACGTTACCCGGCGGACCGGCCCAACCTGTCCCCGGGCTGCACCTACCTGGGCAGTGCCGCGCGGTTCCCGCACACGGACGGGGCGTTCAGCCGGTACGTGAACCTCCCCACCCGGATGCTCCGGCCCCTGCCCAACGGTGTTGGCCTGCGGACCGCCGCGTTGATCGAGCCGGCCGCCGTGGCCTGGCACGCCGTCTCCCGGGCCGGGGACGTGGCCGGCAAATCGGCGCTCGTGATCGGGTCCGGGCCCATCGGGGCCCTCGCCGTCGCCGTCCTGAAACGCGCCGGTGCGGCCCGGATCACCGCCGTCGACGTGCACCCCACACCACTGGAAATCGCCCAAGCCGTGGGAGCGGACCAGGTGATCACCGCCGGCGATGCGGAGGCGATCGCCGCCGTGGAGGCCGACGTCGTGATTGAATCCTCCGGCAACCACCACGGCCTGGCCTCCGCCATCCAGGGCGCGGCCCGCGGCGGCACCGTGGTGATGGTGGGCCTGCTGCCCACCGGGCCGCAGCCGGTACTGATCTCCCTGGCCATCACCCGCGAACTCGACCTCAAAGGCTCCTTCCGGTTCAACGACGAGATCGATAACGTCATCGCCGCCCTCACCGACAGGACCCTGCACATCGAGCCCGTCATCACCCACGAATACCCCGTGGACAACGCACTGGAAGCCTTCACCATGGCCCGCAACTCCGCCGAATCCGGAAAAGTCCTCCTCAGCTTCGGCCCCCGGAGCGAAGCTACTGTCGAACGGGGATAA
- a CDS encoding FCD domain-containing protein — MTSSLHHRAIDNLGTRIISGDLPAGHVMLAEQLEDELKVSRSVIREAVRVLQSLGLVETTKRVGIRVLPASRWNPFDPQVIRWRLASDARGAQLRSLAELRAAVEPAAAELAAQNAPAPLRMELVDVARAMREAGNNGEVARFLELDIRFHSLLLSGSGNEMFANLMGQVAETLTGRTVHGLMPDHPHQAALQWHEDVAQAIARGDAASAREASDRIMRRTMSQMADTWTEQPRVFIPVRQ; from the coding sequence ATGACCAGCAGCCTCCACCACCGTGCCATCGACAACCTGGGCACACGGATTATCTCGGGGGATCTCCCGGCGGGCCACGTCATGCTGGCGGAGCAGTTGGAGGATGAACTGAAAGTGTCCCGCTCGGTGATCCGGGAAGCGGTGCGGGTCCTGCAGTCGCTGGGGCTGGTGGAAACCACCAAGCGGGTGGGCATCCGTGTGCTGCCGGCAAGCCGTTGGAATCCTTTCGATCCGCAGGTGATCCGGTGGCGGCTGGCAAGCGACGCACGCGGCGCGCAGCTCCGCTCCCTCGCCGAACTGCGCGCCGCGGTGGAACCCGCGGCCGCCGAACTGGCGGCACAGAATGCCCCTGCACCGCTGCGGATGGAGCTCGTGGACGTTGCCCGTGCAATGCGGGAGGCCGGCAACAACGGCGAAGTTGCACGCTTCCTGGAACTGGACATCCGGTTCCACTCCCTGCTGCTCTCCGGCTCGGGCAACGAGATGTTCGCCAACCTCATGGGCCAGGTGGCCGAGACCCTGACAGGCCGCACCGTTCATGGCCTGATGCCCGACCACCCGCACCAGGCCGCCCTCCAGTGGCACGAGGATGTGGCGCAAGCGATTGCCAGGGGCGATGCCGCGTCCGCGCGCGAAGCCTCTGACCGGATCATGCGGCGCACCATGTCCCAGATGGCCGACACCTGGACGGAACAGCCACGGGTGTTTATCCCCGTTCGACAGTAG
- the gndA gene encoding NADP-dependent phosphogluconate dehydrogenase: protein MSAAHIGVTGLAVMGANLARNLARNGFTVALHNRSVEKTDALLEKHGSEGDFVRTETLQELVDSLEKPRRVLIMVKAGKPVDSVIEQLEPLLEPGDIIIDAGNSHYEDTRRREAALAKKDLHFVGVGVSGGEEGALNGPSIMPGGSKESYKALGPLLEKISAKVDGEPCCAWIGTDGAGHFVKMVHNGIEYADMQVIGEAFDLLRSGAGIEPAEQAKIFTEWNKGELSSFLIEISAEVLGHVDAKTGKPFVDVVVDAAGQKGTGRWTVISALELGSPVSGIAESVFARALSSQAGQRRLGQELLAGNEADVEIPESFVEDVRQALYASKLVSYAQGLDMLTSAAKEYGWELKLDEIASLWRAGCIIRAELLKDITKAYAADQKPANLLFAPAFTKAIADALPAWRRVVATAVQLGIPVPVFSSSLAYYDGLRRKRVAAALIQGQRDLFGAHTYGRIDTEGTFHTLWGEDKSEVEAVDTH, encoded by the coding sequence ATGTCTGCAGCACACATCGGTGTCACCGGCCTCGCCGTCATGGGCGCCAACCTGGCCCGCAACCTGGCCCGCAACGGGTTCACGGTTGCCCTGCACAACAGGTCGGTGGAGAAGACCGACGCGCTGCTGGAGAAGCACGGCTCCGAAGGCGACTTCGTCCGGACCGAGACCCTCCAGGAACTTGTTGATTCCCTGGAAAAGCCCCGCCGGGTGCTCATCATGGTCAAGGCCGGCAAGCCGGTCGATTCCGTCATTGAGCAGCTGGAGCCGCTCCTGGAGCCGGGCGACATCATCATCGACGCCGGCAACTCCCACTACGAGGACACCCGCCGCCGGGAAGCCGCACTGGCCAAGAAGGACCTGCACTTCGTGGGCGTCGGTGTGTCCGGCGGCGAAGAGGGTGCACTGAACGGCCCGTCCATCATGCCCGGCGGTTCCAAGGAGTCCTACAAGGCCCTCGGCCCGCTGCTGGAGAAGATTTCCGCGAAGGTCGACGGCGAGCCCTGCTGCGCCTGGATCGGCACCGACGGCGCCGGCCACTTCGTCAAGATGGTCCACAACGGCATCGAATACGCCGACATGCAGGTTATCGGCGAGGCCTTCGACCTGCTCCGCTCCGGTGCCGGCATCGAGCCCGCCGAACAGGCCAAGATCTTCACCGAATGGAACAAGGGGGAGCTTTCATCCTTCCTGATCGAGATTTCCGCCGAGGTCCTGGGCCACGTGGACGCCAAGACCGGCAAGCCGTTCGTTGACGTCGTCGTCGACGCCGCCGGCCAGAAGGGTACGGGCCGCTGGACCGTCATTTCCGCCCTGGAACTCGGCTCGCCGGTGTCCGGCATCGCCGAATCCGTCTTCGCCCGCGCCCTCTCCTCCCAGGCCGGGCAGCGCAGGCTGGGCCAGGAACTGCTGGCAGGCAACGAGGCCGACGTCGAGATCCCGGAAAGCTTCGTTGAGGACGTCCGCCAGGCGCTCTACGCCTCCAAGCTGGTCTCCTACGCCCAGGGCCTGGACATGCTGACCTCGGCCGCCAAGGAATACGGCTGGGAACTGAAGCTGGACGAGATCGCCTCCCTGTGGCGCGCCGGCTGCATCATCCGCGCCGAGCTCCTCAAGGACATCACCAAGGCCTACGCCGCGGACCAGAAGCCGGCCAACCTGCTGTTCGCCCCGGCATTCACCAAGGCCATTGCAGACGCCCTGCCGGCGTGGCGCCGCGTTGTTGCCACCGCCGTCCAGCTCGGCATCCCGGTGCCGGTGTTCTCCTCATCGCTGGCGTACTACGACGGCCTGCGCCGCAAGCGCGTGGCCGCCGCCCTGATCCAGGGCCAGCGCGACCTCTTCGGTGCACACACCTACGGCCGCATCGACACCGAGGGAACCTTCCACACCCTCTGGGGCGAGGACAAGTCCGAAGTTGAAGCGGTGGACACCCACTAG
- the epsC gene encoding serine O-acetyltransferase EpsC: MGFFARLKEDLDAARSHDPAARGSFENFFAYSGLHAIWIHRLTHRMWQNPSLRFPARLLSQLGRSWTGIEIHPGATIGRRFFIDHGMGVVIGETAEIGEDVMIYHGVTLGGRSLARIKRHPTIGDRVTIGAGAKILGPITIGRDSAVGANAVVVKDAPPESIVTGVPAKWRHRDAQRETKPAVDPAEYDIEYRI, encoded by the coding sequence GTGGGCTTTTTCGCAAGACTGAAGGAAGACCTCGACGCCGCCCGGTCCCACGACCCGGCGGCTCGAGGTTCTTTTGAGAACTTTTTCGCCTATTCCGGCCTGCACGCCATCTGGATCCACCGGCTGACGCACCGCATGTGGCAGAACCCGTCGCTTCGCTTCCCGGCGCGCCTGCTGTCCCAGCTGGGCCGGTCCTGGACCGGTATTGAGATCCATCCGGGTGCCACGATCGGACGTCGTTTCTTCATTGACCATGGCATGGGTGTGGTCATTGGCGAGACAGCCGAGATCGGCGAGGACGTGATGATCTATCACGGCGTCACGCTCGGTGGGCGCTCACTTGCCCGGATCAAACGCCACCCCACCATCGGTGACCGGGTCACCATCGGTGCCGGAGCCAAAATCCTGGGGCCCATCACCATCGGCCGGGACAGTGCCGTCGGCGCCAACGCCGTGGTGGTGAAGGATGCGCCGCCGGAATCGATCGTTACCGGTGTTCCGGCCAAATGGAGGCACCGGGACGCGCAGCGGGAAACCAAGCCCGCCGTCGATCCGGCCGAATACGACATCGAGTACCGGATCTAG
- the cysK gene encoding cysteine synthase A, translating into MARIYDDVTQLVGGTPLVRLNRLSEGLDATVAVKLEFYNPANSVKDRIGVAIIDAAEKSGALKPGGTIVEGTSGNTGIALAMVGAARGYKVILTMPETMSTERRVMLRAFGAEIVLTPGSEGMRGAVEKAQEIVANTENSIWAQQFANEANPEIHRRTTAEEVWEDTDGGVDIFVAGVGTGGTITGVGQVLKERKPGVQIVAVEPKDSPILNGGAPGPHKIQGLGANFIPELLDTNVYDEVIDANLEDSVRVARELGIKEGILGGISSGAIVWAALELAKRPENAGKLIVAVVCDFGERYISTVLYDDIRG; encoded by the coding sequence ATGGCACGGATCTATGACGATGTGACGCAACTGGTGGGCGGGACCCCACTGGTCCGGCTGAACCGGCTCAGCGAGGGGCTGGACGCCACCGTTGCCGTGAAGCTGGAGTTCTACAACCCGGCCAACAGCGTCAAGGACCGCATCGGCGTTGCCATCATCGACGCCGCGGAAAAATCGGGCGCCCTCAAGCCCGGCGGCACCATCGTCGAAGGCACCTCCGGCAACACGGGCATCGCCCTCGCCATGGTGGGTGCCGCCCGCGGGTACAAGGTCATCCTCACCATGCCTGAGACCATGTCCACCGAGCGCCGGGTCATGCTGCGCGCCTTCGGTGCCGAGATCGTCCTGACCCCGGGATCCGAGGGCATGCGCGGAGCCGTGGAAAAGGCCCAGGAAATCGTGGCCAACACCGAGAACTCCATTTGGGCCCAGCAGTTCGCCAACGAAGCCAACCCGGAGATCCACCGCAGGACCACCGCCGAGGAAGTATGGGAAGACACCGACGGAGGCGTGGACATCTTCGTGGCCGGCGTTGGCACCGGTGGAACCATCACCGGCGTCGGGCAGGTCCTGAAGGAACGCAAGCCCGGCGTACAGATCGTGGCGGTGGAACCCAAGGACTCCCCCATCCTGAACGGCGGCGCCCCCGGCCCGCACAAGATCCAGGGACTGGGCGCCAACTTCATCCCGGAGCTGCTGGACACCAACGTCTACGACGAGGTTATTGACGCGAACCTGGAGGACTCGGTCCGCGTTGCGCGCGAACTGGGCATCAAGGAAGGCATCCTGGGCGGCATCTCCTCCGGCGCCATCGTCTGGGCCGCGCTGGAACTGGCCAAGCGTCCGGAAAATGCCGGCAAGCTGATCGTGGCGGTCGTTTGCGACTTCGGTGAGCGTTACATCTCCACCGTGCTCTATGACGACATCCGCGGCTGA
- a CDS encoding NAD(P)-dependent oxidoreductase, with protein MEDKRAGFVGLGHMGNLMASNAIAGGWQVSGWNRSPEALTRLQDLGGCAVERVVEMRNLPAIVFMLPDLPHIEETAHDLLESWKQNPPAPNTVLLVMSSVSPTGVQEFGRRVREFSSGNARVVDAPVSGGTKGAADGTLAIMAGADDEQSFRRVEPLLRTMGTTVRHLGPLGAGSLAKACNQLVVGTTTAALAEAAELAERSGLDPAALFEVLSGGLAASRVLEIVGPRLVSKDYTPTGPAKFMHKDLGFVLDAAEAAGVATPMAAAGIELYAELRRQGHGDQDLAVVRQVVSNLSQGAAGAAEGTVAP; from the coding sequence ATGGAGGACAAGCGGGCAGGCTTCGTGGGCCTGGGGCATATGGGTAATTTGATGGCTTCCAATGCCATCGCAGGGGGCTGGCAGGTCAGCGGCTGGAACCGGTCGCCTGAAGCGCTCACCCGGCTGCAGGACCTCGGCGGGTGTGCCGTTGAGCGGGTCGTGGAGATGCGGAACCTCCCCGCCATCGTGTTCATGCTGCCTGACCTGCCACACATAGAGGAAACAGCACATGACCTGCTGGAGAGCTGGAAGCAGAACCCGCCGGCACCGAATACCGTCCTGCTGGTCATGAGCAGCGTTTCGCCCACCGGCGTACAGGAATTCGGGCGGCGCGTCCGGGAGTTCAGTTCCGGCAACGCACGGGTCGTGGATGCACCCGTGAGCGGAGGCACCAAGGGTGCGGCGGACGGCACCCTCGCCATCATGGCAGGCGCGGACGACGAACAGTCCTTCCGCCGCGTTGAGCCCCTGCTGCGGACCATGGGTACCACAGTGCGCCACCTTGGCCCACTGGGCGCGGGCTCACTTGCCAAGGCCTGCAACCAGTTGGTGGTGGGGACCACGACGGCGGCGCTTGCCGAGGCTGCCGAACTTGCCGAACGCTCCGGGCTGGATCCGGCGGCACTGTTCGAGGTCCTGTCCGGCGGCTTGGCCGCGAGCAGGGTCCTGGAGATCGTGGGCCCGCGCCTGGTCAGCAAGGATTACACCCCCACCGGCCCGGCCAAATTCATGCACAAGGACCTTGGGTTTGTGCTGGATGCCGCCGAGGCGGCGGGCGTGGCAACCCCAATGGCAGCGGCCGGCATCGAGCTCTACGCGGAGCTAAGGCGCCAGGGCCACGGCGACCAGGACCTTGCCGTCGTGCGGCAGGTGGTCTCCAACCTCAGTCAAGGAGCCGCGGGAGCGGCGGAAGGAACAGTTGCACCATGA
- a CDS encoding SDR family oxidoreductase, with the protein MSSLFDLTGRVALVTGSSRGIGNALARALADAGATVVLNGINGERLKDAAAAMAADYAPGRVHSVAFDVTSDAGAARGVAWVEEHVGPLEILVNNAGIQHRVPMLDLDVKDWERVISTDLTSAFLVGREAARYMIPRGRGKIINICSVQTDLARPTIAPYIAAKGGLRNLTRAMTAEWAGSGLQINGIAPGYIHTEMTQNLVDDEQFNSWILGRTPANRWGTVQDLAGPAVWLASDGSDFVNGQTIFIDGGMTVVV; encoded by the coding sequence ATGAGTTCTTTGTTTGATTTGACCGGCCGGGTTGCCTTGGTGACGGGGTCCAGCCGGGGGATTGGCAACGCGTTGGCGCGGGCACTGGCCGACGCCGGGGCAACGGTGGTGTTGAACGGTATCAACGGGGAGCGGCTCAAGGATGCCGCGGCGGCGATGGCCGCCGACTACGCTCCGGGCCGGGTTCACAGTGTCGCTTTTGACGTGACGAGTGACGCCGGGGCGGCGCGCGGGGTGGCATGGGTGGAGGAGCATGTGGGGCCGTTGGAGATCCTGGTGAACAATGCAGGGATCCAGCACCGGGTGCCGATGCTGGATTTGGACGTGAAGGATTGGGAACGGGTGATTTCCACGGACCTGACCAGCGCGTTCCTGGTGGGCCGGGAAGCAGCGCGGTACATGATCCCGCGGGGGCGGGGGAAGATCATCAACATCTGCTCGGTGCAGACGGACCTGGCCCGCCCCACGATCGCGCCGTACATTGCGGCGAAGGGCGGGCTGCGGAACCTGACCCGGGCGATGACGGCGGAGTGGGCCGGGTCCGGGTTGCAGATCAACGGGATCGCGCCGGGCTATATCCATACGGAGATGACGCAGAACCTGGTGGATGATGAGCAGTTCAACTCCTGGATCCTGGGCCGGACCCCGGCCAACCGGTGGGGGACCGTGCAGGACCTGGCCGGGCCGGCCGTGTGGCTGGCCTCGGACGGGTCTGATTTCGTGAACGGGCAGACTATTTTTATCGATGGCGGAATGACGGTGGTGGTCTGA
- a CDS encoding Nif3-like dinuclear metal center hexameric protein, which produces MEPVDTDVTGQADHDGEASSDTPAPAGSADAPTLAELLLAVEELWPESLAENWDEVGLVAGHPSAAVTKVMFAVDPTLEVIEEAVEWGAELLITHHPLLLKGVTSVAATSAKGRAVHRLIESGTALLTVHTNGDSAVGGVSDVLADALGLQDVAPLTVAANGLPEEGIGRVGDLADAMSLGDFAARVFGILPSVAGGVRVSGDKDGLVRRIAVCGGAGDSLFNEVRASNADVYVTADLRHHPASEAREAALNGRPYLVDVSHFASEWLWLPAAAAALGNVLADQGHKVEIQVSTTNSDPWDFILTPG; this is translated from the coding sequence ATGGAACCTGTGGACACCGACGTTACCGGCCAGGCAGATCACGACGGCGAAGCCTCCTCCGACACGCCGGCTCCGGCCGGTTCCGCGGACGCTCCCACTTTGGCCGAACTGCTCCTGGCAGTTGAGGAACTGTGGCCGGAGTCCCTGGCGGAAAACTGGGACGAGGTAGGGCTCGTGGCAGGCCACCCGTCCGCCGCCGTCACCAAGGTGATGTTTGCGGTTGATCCCACGCTGGAGGTCATCGAGGAAGCCGTTGAGTGGGGAGCCGAACTGCTCATCACCCACCACCCCCTCCTGCTGAAGGGCGTCACGTCGGTCGCCGCCACGTCGGCGAAGGGCCGGGCAGTCCACCGGCTCATCGAGTCGGGAACGGCACTGCTGACCGTGCACACCAATGGCGACTCCGCCGTCGGAGGCGTTTCCGATGTCCTGGCCGACGCCCTGGGGCTCCAGGACGTCGCCCCGCTCACGGTCGCAGCCAACGGGCTCCCGGAGGAAGGCATTGGCCGCGTGGGCGACCTGGCGGATGCCATGAGCCTGGGCGACTTCGCGGCCCGGGTGTTTGGAATTCTTCCGTCAGTGGCCGGGGGAGTGCGGGTCTCCGGCGACAAGGACGGACTGGTGCGGCGCATCGCGGTGTGCGGCGGTGCCGGCGATTCGCTGTTCAATGAGGTGCGCGCCAGCAACGCCGACGTCTACGTCACCGCGGACCTTCGCCACCACCCGGCATCCGAGGCACGCGAAGCCGCCCTCAACGGACGGCCGTACCTGGTGGACGTGTCGCACTTCGCCAGTGAATGGCTTTGGCTGCCTGCGGCCGCGGCCGCCCTGGGCAACGTCCTGGCTGACCAGGGACATAAGGTGGAGATCCAGGTCAGCACCACCAACAGCGACCCCTGGGACTTCATCCTCACGCCGGGCTAG
- the msrA gene encoding peptide-methionine (S)-S-oxide reductase MsrA, with the protein MKTFVLGGGCFWCLDAVYQKTRGVTSVVSGYTGGHDPHPDYYSVCSGTTGHAEVVAVTFDEEVIPAEVVLDMFFALHDPTTLNRQGYDVGTQYRSSMFYETTEEKILFEEAIERNQALWPHPIVTEVSRLPRFHVAEEFHQDYYAKHPEQGYCQVIINPKLAKARKYYSAWLNA; encoded by the coding sequence ATGAAAACTTTTGTTCTTGGCGGAGGTTGCTTCTGGTGCCTTGACGCCGTCTACCAGAAGACACGGGGTGTCACCTCGGTGGTGTCCGGCTACACCGGCGGGCACGATCCCCATCCGGACTACTACTCGGTCTGCAGTGGAACCACTGGCCACGCGGAGGTGGTGGCGGTGACCTTCGACGAGGAGGTTATCCCCGCGGAAGTTGTCCTTGACATGTTCTTCGCCCTTCATGACCCCACCACGCTGAACCGGCAGGGATACGACGTGGGCACCCAGTACCGTTCCTCGATGTTCTACGAGACCACGGAGGAGAAGATCCTGTTCGAGGAAGCCATCGAACGCAACCAGGCGCTGTGGCCGCATCCCATTGTCACCGAGGTCAGCCGCCTGCCGCGGTTCCACGTGGCGGAGGAATTCCATCAGGATTACTACGCCAAACACCCGGAGCAGGGGTATTGCCAGGTGATCATCAACCCCAAGCTGGCCAAGGCCCGGAAATATTACTCTGCATGGCTTAACGCTTAG